TGTTTGTATAGATTTAGTCACGAAATTAATGAAATTAAATCGCAATAAACGTAAGTATTATCAACAAGGTCTAAGAGCTATGAAGCTTATAGAGTCTGTCTTGTAGCGGATTTTGTCCCCCCTTCAGTATATATTCACCATTTTCTAAAAAGAACCAATCAAGTTTATGATCGTAAATCTGCCAAACAATATATTCTTTCACACCATTACGGCGATATACTCGTTTTTTATCATACAAATCATTAGCCGCACTACTAGCAGCAACTTCCGCGACTAACTCCGGTGCGCCTTCTACGTAGTCATCGTCACTAATATGTGCTTGTCCACCCAGTTGTTCGTCAACTATCAGGACAACATCAGGTTGTGGTTCATTATCTAAATCCAGACGGACTGTAACGTTATCACCTAACTCTACACCTGGGGTAGCAACTTTGTAAGTTCCCAGCCAAATAATCAAGTCTCCATGAGGCTTTCCATGACTTCTAAAACGTAAGGGTGAAGCCACGTATACAATTCCTTCTATGAGTTCAGCTTTCTTAATATTTGGCATTGCTGTATATCGCCGCTCAAATTCTTGACGTGTCAGGCGATCGCCACTTTCTAAAGGTGGAATTTGGAGATTTTTACTCAAGCTTGGTTCTACCGATGCTTTCATCACAAATTCCTCAAAATCGGATATCTACATCTAGTATAGGCAATTCTTATTGAAACCAATTTAACCAAGCATCCCAATTATCTACAATTTGGGCAAATTCTGCATAACCTGCGGCTCTAGGATGAGCGCCATCATAATTTTTTGCCTCATTTATCCAAATATTTGATTTTTCTAATATCGAAAATACATTTAAATAAGGCACATTTAATTCATCACAAACTAAAGCAAATCCTTGAGATAAATTAACGATTCTTTGATTTCTCCCCTCTTGTTCTTCATCAAAACATGGTGGTGGACTAACCATCAACACAGGATATAACTGTTTAGCCTCACTTAAAATACTATGGATATTTTCCAGGGATTCTGTGAGTGAAACACGGGTTTTACCATTTTCTATGGTTGTATCATTAACACCAAATGAAAAGACAACTCTGCCGTCATATTCTTTTGGTAACCGATAAGAAACTTCTTTTAGCCAACGATTTCTGAGTTCAGTACTCGTTTCTCGCCGCACGCCTAAATTATAGTAGGTAATATCATCACCTTTTTTATTCGCATTCACACATATTCGACCTGTCCAACCCAGACACTCAGGATCACCCGCACCATTAACAAATGATTCACCCAAAAAACAAATTCTAATTTGCTTGGGATGCTCAAAGGTCATCATAACTCTTCCTCTATTAAAAAATTTCAATGTAGTGGTGTGACAAGGCTAAAATGTTGCATTAAACCTAGGATACGTCAACCCAACCTACAATTTTTTGCCACATTTTAAGCTTGTCACGCTACTACTTTAATTAATAAAAAAAGAGGCAGAAAACTCTACCTCTCTAACGGGGAAAAATTAATTCAATTTCCCCAAAAATAATTCAAAAATCCAACTCTTAGTATCTGCTGGTGTTGGGCTTGTGAATAATAAAGCTGAGAACTTGGCACTGCTTGATGTTGTCAAAACCAACAACACGGATAAAGCAGTTGCTGTATTGAGAACGGCAAGATTGAACTTCGCTCAATACTTCTTGAGTGGACTTAGCGCCGAACAAAGGCAACTTCCACATTGTCCAGTAAAATTCTGTTGGCTCAGAAACTTCGTTGAACTCAATAGCTGGAATGTAACCTTGAGTCAAAATGTACTGAACTTGCTTGGCAATTTGAGCATCAGAAAGAGGTGGAAGGTAAGAAAGGGTTTCGTAACGACGCTCTTTTGGTAAAGTTTGCATAGCTTTTGATAATGGGTTGCGATTGATATTAGTTATTAGTAAACAGTTATCAGTTAAAAATGATCACTGTTCACTATTGAAATCTGAACTTGTCTGCTGTTCCGAATGTGGACTGGGGTGAGATGTATCTATGAGTGTGATGCGTTCTAGATGCTGGCGACGTTGTTCCATATTGGCTTGCTGAAAGCCAGTGCGAACCATTTCAGGGAGAAAGTCGGCGACTTCCTCCGCGATGTGTTCTCTGACAGTCATAATGCGTAATGCCAAATCTGGCTTTTCGAGAAACAGTTGCTCAATATACGCTTCTCCGTCCTGGATTTTGCCAGCAGAAAAGTTATGTAGCCAAAGTTCCAATGGAGGATTCGTTTCACCTAGCTGTGCCAATACTGTTTTCAGCGCCTGATAAGTCAGGTAGCTTTGCAATGTCTTGGCTGTATCCTTGGCAATTTGCTTAAGATTCATGTTTGTCCCCAGCCCATAAAAAGTAAAAAGCTAAAGTAAAAAGTAAAAAGAAAGAATATTATTTTCTTTTACTCCTTAACTTTTTACTAGTTACTTGAGGATCAGACAGTATCCATTGCCTCGAACTCGAACTTGATTTCTTTCCAAAGTTCGCAAGCAACAGCTAGTTCAGGACTCCACTTAGCAGCTTCGCGGATAACGTCGTTACCTTCACGAGCCAAGTTACGGCCTTCGTTACGAGCTTGGATACAAGCTTCCAAAGCTACACGGTTAGCGGTTGCACCAGGTGCGTTACCCCAGGGGTGACCAAGTGTACCACCACCAAATTGTAGTACGGAGTCATCACCGAAGATTTCTACAAGTGCGGGCATATGCCATACGTGGATACCACCGGAAGCAACTGCCATTACACCACCCATGGAAGCCCAGTCTTGGGTAAAGTAGATACCGCGAGACAAGTCTTTTTCAACGTAGTTTTCACGCAATAGGTCAACGAAGCCCATTGTGATACCACGTTCGCCTTCCAATTTACCAACAACTGTACCGGTGTGAATGTGGTCACCACCAGACATCCGCAGGGTTTTAGCCAAAACGCGGAAGTGAATACCGTGGTTCTTTTGACGGTCAATAACGGCGTGCATCGCACGGTGAATGTGCAGTAATACACCGTTGGCGCGACACCAATGAGACAATGTGGTGTTAGCTGTGAAACCTGCGGTTAGGTAGTCATGCATGATGATGGGCATTTTGAGTTCTTTAGCGAACTCAGCCCGTTGCAACATTTGCTCACAGGTGGGGGCGGTAACGTTCAGGTAGTGACCTTTGATTTCGCCGGTTTCTGCTTGTGCTTTGTGGATAGCGTCTGCTACAAACAAGAAGCGATCGCGCCATCTTTGGAATGGTGCAGAGTTGATGTTTTCGTCATCTTTGGTGAAGTCCAAACCACCGCGCAAGCATTCGTATACTGCACGTCCGTAGTTTTTAGCGGACAAACCTAATTTGGGCTTAATGGTACAACCCAGCAAAGGACGACCATATTTGTTTAATTTGTCACGTTCTACTTGAATACCATGAGGAGGCCCTTGGAAGGTCTTCAGGTAAGCAACGGGAATCCGCAAGTCTTCCAAACGTAGCGCCCGCAGAGCTTTAAAACCAAATACGTTACCTACAATTGAGGTCAACATATTGGTGACGGAGCCTTCCTCGAACAAGTCTAGAGGATAAGCAACGTAGCAGATGTATTGGTTATCTTCACCAGCAACTGGTTCGATATCGTAGCAACGACCTTTGTAGCGGTCTAGGTCGGTGAGCAAGTCTGTCCATACAGTTGTCCAAGTACCGGTGGAGGACTCAGCCGCCACAGCAGCACCTGCTTCTTCGGGAGGAACTCCAGGTTGGGGAGTCATCCGGAATGCTGCAAGAATATCTGTATCTTTAGGTGTGTAGTCTGGGGTGTAATAAGTTAGTCTGTAATCTTTAACACCGGCTTGATACCCTGATTTGCTCTGGGTCTTAGTTTGAGCGTAAGACATAAATTCCCTTCCAAGAAATCACTCTTTAATTACTTATTGAACTTCGCATGGCTATTAAGTCATGCGATTCCTACTTTACTGAGTCTTGCCTGAATTACTCCAGGTCTTATAGATTCGACTTAGGCGTTTAAAGCATCCGGCGCACCGACGGCGGCTGTTATAATGTCCGTCAAATCACTTTACCAGAATACGCAACCATATACTACAAAGAGAAATAGGTCGCGCCTAACTCATAACTAGAAGCTCGCACAAGAGTGCGGCTTGTAGAAATCAAATCACATTCTGTGCAACTTTCTTTGACTCCCGCTTTTTACCCTCACTGATTGGGGGGAAAAATCAGGAAAAATTTTTTGTTAGAGGTTGGCTTTGGCGGGTCGATTTTCTAGCAATGAACATTTAGTAATATTTATTAACAAATGTTCTTCCCAAATTGGGGTGCATAAACTTGCACTTGCGGCTTTTTCCTCATCCCGTGAATAAAAATTCTCTTTTATCTCTTTCTCTTGCCCCGCTAAATTTTTCTATTTCCAGCAAAAACTCCGTGTTTTGCGGAAAGTATTAAATAATTCCCCTACACATCGGGGTTTTTAGGGTATTGGGTTTGCTGACACCCATTCCCTTCGACACACTCCTGATATGTCCCCTAAAGTGGTAAACAGACCAAGAGAGAATTTGCTTGACAGAAACACAGCAGGGTGATAAGTGAAAGAAAAAGAAATTGCACACCACGTAATTTGTAGCTTGTCTCACAATATATCAAGAATTTGATAAGTTATTCTTTGAAAATTTTTAACTTATATATTTAATTTTGTTATTACATAAAGATTTAAACATTTTGTGAATTTTTATGTAGAGAAGTAAAGTTTGACTGTGGGTGAGGAGGCAGGGTGCAGGGGGGGAAGAGGCAGGGGGGCAGGGAGCAGGGAGCAGGGGGGGAAGACGGTAACTTCCCAATGACCAATGACCAATGACTAATGACTAAGTATTTGTTTAAAAGACGCTGACAGGGGGAATACTGAAGTTAACTGCTAGCCAGATTAGGTAATGGCTGTGGGTACTGTCTTTAAAGGAAATGTCATTGTGGGATTACTTCGCAAACGTCATAAATTATTGCTTACTTCTATATTTCTGGGTTTGATAGCTTTGCCAAGCATTGGTTTTGTCACTATGACAAATGCAGCCAGGGCAGAGAAAATTGGTACGAATGCACCGCCACAAAAAACTCCTGATGTGGATTCATCTGAGTTAACTCCTTCTTATCCGGCTACTTCACCACCGCCAGGGATCGACCCTTTACCTGATGAACGAACAATCCAAGAGCGATCGCTAGAAACAGATTATCGTGTAAATAACCTACTAGGAGATTTTACAGGCAATCTCTGGGTGGGTTCATGGCGGGGATTATCGCGGATTGACCCAAACACAGGCGGAATTTTAGCTCGTGTGAGTTTACCAAATGTGGCAATTGGTGCATTGGCAGAAGATAAAGTGGGTCGCTTGTGGGTAGGAACTTATGAGGGACTGAAGCGAGTAGACCCCCGCACGAGTGAAATTACCGCCCAAAATTTATTTTTGCCTTCCAAACGAGTTTTGTCGTTGTTGGTTGACAAGCGGGGATATTTGTGGGCTGGAACTGATAATGGTTTGGCACTAGTTAGTCCCGACCAAGGCTTAATTATGACGACATTGAAAAATTTGCCTGGTGTCAGCGCCAACGCCATGACTTTAGATGCTGAGGGTCAACTATGGGTTGGTACTTTGGATGGACTGGTGCGGGTAAATACTGCTAGCGCTTTAATTATGCAGCGGATTAACCAGTTACCTGGGTCTACGGTGCAAACCTTAGCTATTAGTCCAGAAGGTTTAATTTGGGCAGGAATGCCAAATAGTTTGCTCGTGATTAATCCCAAAACTGGTGCAGTTTTGCGGTCTGTAACTCGACTCCGGGGGCGAAATGTCACAGCAGTGCGCTTTGCTCAAGATGGTAGCCTGTGGGTGGGAACTCACAATGGTTTGTTACGATTAAATCCACATACAGGAGCTGTCTTAGACGAAGTTGCGGGACTTCCTTCTAGCCGAGTTCTTGCCCTTGCGCCCGATATCGGCAATAAATTATGGATTGGGACTAGTGAAGGTCTAGGTTGGTTAATGCCTACTAGAGGCAGTGCAAAACCTCATCTGGCTTTTAGCCGGGCGGTTGAATGAGGCAGGGGGGGCAGGGGGCAGGGGGCAGGGGGGAATAAATTAGAATATCTTCATCCTTTCTCCTGGATGGGCGGGTTTATTAAGAATTTCGTCTGTCCACAGACTTACTGCTTCAACCCGCCCCTACCTACTCCCTACTTAAAAATATGGCAATTACTACTGGGCAATTAATTCAATGGAAACAACAGGGGCGGTCAATTGTAGCTTTGACTGCCTGGGATTATGCGATCGCTCAAATTCTGGACGCTGCTGGGATAGACTTAATCCTAGTGGGGGACTCAATGGCTGCTGTTTTAGGATACAAAACGACGCTACCAATTACCCTAGAAGAAATGCTGCATCATGCTAAAGCTGTGCGCCGTGGTGTAAAACAGGCTTTAGTTGTGGTTGATTTGCCATTTTTAACTTACCAAGAAAGTATCTCCCAAGCGATGCACTCAGCCGGTTTGGTGTTGAAGGAAACAGGCGCTCAAGCGGTGAAGTTAGAAGGTGGTTATCCGGCGATGCTGGAAACTATTGCTCGGTTGGTACAGGCGGGAATTCCGGTTATGGGTCATGTCGGCTTGACACCCCAATCTGTTCATCAACTGGGACTGCGACAACAGGGGAAAACTCAAGAAGCTGGGGAAAGAATTTTTAACGAAGCGATCGCACTCGAACAAGCCGGTGTATTCTCTATAGTGTTAGAGCATATCCCCGCAGATTTAGCAATGCAGATTACACAAAAATTGAGCATTCCCACCATTGGTATCGGTGCGGGAGTTCATTGTGATGGACAGGTGTTAGTTACCTCCGATGTCCTTGGTCTATCAGAGAAGCAGCCACCTTTTGCCAAAGTTTACACAAATCTGCGCGAGACAATTACCAAAGCTGTCCAAGATTATGCCTCAGAAGTGCGCGATGGGCAAAGCCCCCCCTCCGGGGATCGCCAATTTCCCTAACTGAATACTAGGAGTAGTTTTATGGTTCTACAAATTCACCCTACTCAGAAAACTCAAAAAGAATTAAATATTACTTGGGAAGCACTTCCCCCAGATTTTATTTTACCTGATGATCCAGTGGAAAATATTCAGCAACCGGCGATCGCATCAGCTTTGACAGATGCTTTAGGATCTGCACAACGCATCCAACCCCAGATGCTGATTGGCTCTAATTTTGGGCTTGTAGCCACAGTCAACAAAAAAATCGTTGTCAAAGCACCTGATTGGTTTTATGTGCCGCAAGTGCAGCCTGTAGCCCCAGGTGTAATTCGTCGTAGTTATACCCCCAATTTAGAAGGTGCGGCTGTGGCTGTGGTCATGGAATTTTTGTCAGACACGGAAAATGGCGAACTATCAATTCGTTCCACGCCACCCTACGGTAAACTGTATTTTTACGAGCATATTCTTAAAATTCCCACTTACGTCACCTACGACCCCTACGAAGTCATTCTAGAAGTACGGTGTTTAGAGAATGAAAAGTATACTTTGATGGCAACAGATGCCAATGGACGTTACTGGATTCCTGAGTTAGAATTATTTCTCGGAATTTGGCAGGGTGAAAGATTATGCCAAACTATGAATTGGCTGAGGTGGTGGGATAAAGAAGGCAATTTGCTGTTGTGGAGTAGTGAACAAGCCGAACAAGAACGCCAACGAGCGGAACAAGAACATCAACGTGCGGAAATGTTAGCAGCAAAGTTACGTGAGCTAGGTGTTGACCCTGAAGCGATCACTTAAAATATATAATTTATACAATACCTTTGCCAAAATAAGAGGTTACAACGATTTTGGCAAAACTGGCAAAATCACCCATACATAGGCATTTCGCTAAAAAGGTAGTTTTTCATCTCAAACCCTTATACTGCGGTTAATACGTTAAAAAACCTTTGTGGGAAACCTTGAAGGAATTTTTATGACCTATTGTTTTTGCCAAGCCTCAAAGAAATGGGAATTAATGGTTAATGCATAATCAACTCACCCTCGTAAATTGGCGAAGGTAGTAAGACGCGAAACATGGGGTGAAAAAGGAAAGCTTGACACTCCCCGCGATAAATCGACGGGGATTCTTGGTTCAACGAAACCACTTAACCTAGAGTCCTTGCGTTGTCTAAACCAGAGGTGGGATTCTCCCCAAGCGTTAATTCGGGTATGCCCTACCCTATTTGCATGAGTGCAAGTCCTGTTTGGTTTGAAACAATTTGTTTCAAAATGCTGATTCGTCTAGCCCCTATGAATCTTTTACCTACTGCTAGGAGGAAACTAGAACAATGCAGTAGAACCGCATAGATGAGGCAGTGCGGTCTTGGGGTCTCCCCAATTAGAGCAACTGCCGTTCAATTATCAAGGTTCAGGCTTTGTCTTTCGACAGCTAGGTTTTTTAAGTGGTTGATTACCTTTCCACCACAATCAGTATAGCAGCACCTTAGTACATTAATGAATTAAAAGCCGTCGTAGAACGACGGGGCTTTAAACCCAATTTTTCGGTAAGAAAATTACTGGACAACGCCGCAGAGGTAGGGTTAAACTTACGTGTGGATTAAGATTCAGACATCACACGCTTGTGTTATGTAAGGGCTGGATACTTGGATTCACTAATTAACGAATCGTACTTAGGGTGATAGTTTATGAGTCCTGAAGTTTTAGATACTTGCATCTCACAGCAAGTGAGTAGTGTTGTAGTTATTCAAGAGCCAGAAAGAATTTGTGATACAGATCATGGCTATGTTCGAGGCTGGGGTGTAACTGAAGAAACTGCCAAATCAAAGCACCTTAGTATGGCTCACGGCATAATTCCTCCAGGAGCAGGTGCAACCCCACACTACCATCCTTTTGAGACTGCGATATACATTATTACGGGAACGTGCAGAGTTTTGCTAAATGTTGAGAATGATACATTTGTAGATATCAAAGCAGGCGATTTCCTCTATATTCCAACTGGTGTCGTGCATTGTCCGGTTAATTGCGGGCAGGAAGTGATGGAATATATCGTTGCCCGAAGTTCGCCACAAGAAATTTGTCTTTATCCTGAGCAAAAATTCAGAAAATAAACTTTAGCTCATGATTTGATGCAGAGTTGGATTTCGCTTTAGGCTATAACGCTTGAATTGGCGTTACGTTTGGCTCAATTTATGGATTCAAGTCACACAAATACAACACCCATTTTTTTCTAATAGGATAGCTTGTATTAATTGCCTGATGAGGCTTCTAGCGATCGCCCTCTCGGAGAGTGACAGAAGAGGGATAAAAAGGCAGTATCAGCAATACCGTTACCATGTTATATGCACATATTTGATATTTTAACGGGAAAAGACGAGCATCCAGCCTTGTTAACACCCGATGAACTGACTCTGACATATCAGCAACTACGGGCGAATGTAGCTTCTCTCGTTGCACAGTTGCACAGCTTTGGCTTAGGTAAAGGCGATCGCATTGCCATTGCCATGACTAACGGTTCTTCAATGGCGTGTATATTTCTTGCAGCTAGTCTATGTGGAACTGCTGCCCCCCTCAATCCCAAATACAAACAAGAAGAATTTGCTTTTTACTACGAAGACCTCCAAGCCAAAGCATTAATTACCTTACCTGGGACACCAGAGGCGGCTATAACTGCCATTCATCCTGATATGCTACTCATCCAGGTAATAACAAACGCTGACGGTACATTGAGTTTGGAATTGAGTCAGGAAGTCACTCAGCCACAAAGAGAAAATTCTACCCCTGACCTTCCCCAAGATGATGATGTAGCGATGATTCTGCACACTAGTGGAACTACTAGCCGTCCCAAGCGTGTTCCCATTCGACACCGTAATCTCATCGCCTCTGCCCACAATATCATCGGTGTCTACAACCTTACTCCTAACGACACCAATTTATGTCTGATGCCACTATTTCACATTCACGGATTAGTGGGGTGTTTACTATCCACCTTGGCATCGGGAGGGACATTTATTTGTCCCACAGGGTTTAATGCCTTAGAATTTTGGAAACTGGTTGAGCGTTACAAACCCACTTGGTATTCTGCCGCACCGACCATACATCAAATGATATTAGCGCGAGCCAGTCGCAACGAAGATATTGTTAAATCCCATATCTTCCGGTTT
The DNA window shown above is from Nodularia sp. LEGE 06071 and carries:
- a CDS encoding Uma2 family endonuclease is translated as MKASVEPSLSKNLQIPPLESGDRLTRQEFERRYTAMPNIKKAELIEGIVYVASPLRFRSHGKPHGDLIIWLGTYKVATPGVELGDNVTVRLDLDNEPQPDVVLIVDEQLGGQAHISDDDYVEGAPELVAEVAASSAANDLYDKKRVYRRNGVKEYIVWQIYDHKLDWFFLENGEYILKGGQNPLQDRLYKLHSS
- a CDS encoding GDSL-type esterase/lipase family protein, yielding MTFEHPKQIRICFLGESFVNGAGDPECLGWTGRICVNANKKGDDITYYNLGVRRETSTELRNRWLKEVSYRLPKEYDGRVVFSFGVNDTTIENGKTRVSLTESLENIHSILSEAKQLYPVLMVSPPPCFDEEQEGRNQRIVNLSQGFALVCDELNVPYLNVFSILEKSNIWINEAKNYDGAHPRAAGYAEFAQIVDNWDAWLNWFQ
- a CDS encoding ribulose bisphosphate carboxylase small subunit codes for the protein MQTLPKERRYETLSYLPPLSDAQIAKQVQYILTQGYIPAIEFNEVSEPTEFYWTMWKLPLFGAKSTQEVLSEVQSCRSQYSNCFIRVVGFDNIKQCQVLSFIIHKPNTSRY
- the rcbX gene encoding RuBisCO chaperone RbcX — encoded protein: MNLKQIAKDTAKTLQSYLTYQALKTVLAQLGETNPPLELWLHNFSAGKIQDGEAYIEQLFLEKPDLALRIMTVREHIAEEVADFLPEMVRTGFQQANMEQRRQHLERITLIDTSHPSPHSEQQTSSDFNSEQ
- a CDS encoding form I ribulose bisphosphate carboxylase large subunit, translating into MSYAQTKTQSKSGYQAGVKDYRLTYYTPDYTPKDTDILAAFRMTPQPGVPPEEAGAAVAAESSTGTWTTVWTDLLTDLDRYKGRCYDIEPVAGEDNQYICYVAYPLDLFEEGSVTNMLTSIVGNVFGFKALRALRLEDLRIPVAYLKTFQGPPHGIQVERDKLNKYGRPLLGCTIKPKLGLSAKNYGRAVYECLRGGLDFTKDDENINSAPFQRWRDRFLFVADAIHKAQAETGEIKGHYLNVTAPTCEQMLQRAEFAKELKMPIIMHDYLTAGFTANTTLSHWCRANGVLLHIHRAMHAVIDRQKNHGIHFRVLAKTLRMSGGDHIHTGTVVGKLEGERGITMGFVDLLRENYVEKDLSRGIYFTQDWASMGGVMAVASGGIHVWHMPALVEIFGDDSVLQFGGGTLGHPWGNAPGATANRVALEACIQARNEGRNLAREGNDVIREAAKWSPELAVACELWKEIKFEFEAMDTV
- a CDS encoding ligand-binding sensor domain-containing protein, which translates into the protein MAVGTVFKGNVIVGLLRKRHKLLLTSIFLGLIALPSIGFVTMTNAARAEKIGTNAPPQKTPDVDSSELTPSYPATSPPPGIDPLPDERTIQERSLETDYRVNNLLGDFTGNLWVGSWRGLSRIDPNTGGILARVSLPNVAIGALAEDKVGRLWVGTYEGLKRVDPRTSEITAQNLFLPSKRVLSLLVDKRGYLWAGTDNGLALVSPDQGLIMTTLKNLPGVSANAMTLDAEGQLWVGTLDGLVRVNTASALIMQRINQLPGSTVQTLAISPEGLIWAGMPNSLLVINPKTGAVLRSVTRLRGRNVTAVRFAQDGSLWVGTHNGLLRLNPHTGAVLDEVAGLPSSRVLALAPDIGNKLWIGTSEGLGWLMPTRGSAKPHLAFSRAVE
- the panB gene encoding 3-methyl-2-oxobutanoate hydroxymethyltransferase, whose translation is MAITTGQLIQWKQQGRSIVALTAWDYAIAQILDAAGIDLILVGDSMAAVLGYKTTLPITLEEMLHHAKAVRRGVKQALVVVDLPFLTYQESISQAMHSAGLVLKETGAQAVKLEGGYPAMLETIARLVQAGIPVMGHVGLTPQSVHQLGLRQQGKTQEAGERIFNEAIALEQAGVFSIVLEHIPADLAMQITQKLSIPTIGIGAGVHCDGQVLVTSDVLGLSEKQPPFAKVYTNLRETITKAVQDYASEVRDGQSPPSGDRQFP
- a CDS encoding Uma2 family endonuclease — its product is MVLQIHPTQKTQKELNITWEALPPDFILPDDPVENIQQPAIASALTDALGSAQRIQPQMLIGSNFGLVATVNKKIVVKAPDWFYVPQVQPVAPGVIRRSYTPNLEGAAVAVVMEFLSDTENGELSIRSTPPYGKLYFYEHILKIPTYVTYDPYEVILEVRCLENEKYTLMATDANGRYWIPELELFLGIWQGERLCQTMNWLRWWDKEGNLLLWSSEQAEQERQRAEQEHQRAEMLAAKLRELGVDPEAIT
- a CDS encoding cupin domain-containing protein encodes the protein MSPEVLDTCISQQVSSVVVIQEPERICDTDHGYVRGWGVTEETAKSKHLSMAHGIIPPGAGATPHYHPFETAIYIITGTCRVLLNVENDTFVDIKAGDFLYIPTGVVHCPVNCGQEVMEYIVARSSPQEICLYPEQKFRK
- a CDS encoding acyl--CoA ligase; translation: MHIFDILTGKDEHPALLTPDELTLTYQQLRANVASLVAQLHSFGLGKGDRIAIAMTNGSSMACIFLAASLCGTAAPLNPKYKQEEFAFYYEDLQAKALITLPGTPEAAITAIHPDMLLIQVITNADGTLSLELSQEVTQPQRENSTPDLPQDDDVAMILHTSGTTSRPKRVPIRHRNLIASAHNIIGVYNLTPNDTNLCLMPLFHIHGLVGCLLSTLASGGTFICPTGFNALEFWKLVERYKPTWYSAAPTIHQMILARASRNEDIVKSHIFRFIRSSSAPLPPVIIEQMEAVLNVPVVESYSMTEAAHQMTSNPLPPKIRKPGSVGYGHGVEVGIMDEDGNLLSQGSLGEVVVKGANVIDGYENNPQANATAFVNGWFRTGDQGKLDPDGYLYLTGRIKELINRGGEKISPLEIDDLLLRHPAVAEALAFAVPHKTLGEEIHAAVVLKSNTSEQELKSYCSQHLAEFKVPKQIHILEALPRGATGKLQRLNMAKFLKLDTDK